One Capillibacterium thermochitinicola genomic region harbors:
- the uvrB gene encoding excinuclease ABC subunit UvrB has protein sequence MSGFKLVSPFQLRGDQPQAVEQLTAGLEAGMRHQVLLGVTGSGKTFTMANVIARVNRPTLVIAHNKTLAAQLYSEFKEFFPENAVHYFVSYYDYYQPEAYIPQSDTYIEKDASINQEIDRLRHASTSALFERRDVLIVASVSCIYGLGSPEDYQGMTLSLKHGDTRNRDKILRRLVGIQYTRNDVGFTRGTFRVRGDVIEIFPVYGETVVRIELFGDEIDRIFEVDPLTGEILGEKEQITIYPGTHYVTSEEKLKAAIRSIEAELETELTRLRAAGKLLEAQRLEQRTRFDLEMLQEVGYCQGIENYSRHLTGRQPGEPPATLLDYFPDDFLLFIDESHVTIPQLRAMYAGDRSRKETLVQYGFRLPSALDNRPLRFEEFEQAVNQVIYVSATPAAYELEKASQVVEQVIRPTGLLDPEVEVRPVKGQIDDLMEEIRQRVDRQERVLVITLTKRMAEDLTEYLEEAGFRVKYLHSEIHTIDRVQILRDLRLGKFDVLVGINLLREGLDLPEVTLVAILDADKEGFLRSETTLIQIIGRAARHVAGKVIMYADQITDSMARAIQETNRRRTKQIRYNEEHNITPASVQKAVRDLINLEQVAEEKVAYRTKQQKMTRAEVEEIINRLETEMLAAAERLEFETAAQLRDELKEWQKLLEE, from the coding sequence CTCCGCGGCGACCAACCGCAGGCGGTCGAACAGTTGACCGCGGGGCTCGAAGCCGGGATGCGCCACCAGGTTTTGCTGGGCGTGACCGGATCCGGAAAGACGTTTACCATGGCCAATGTGATCGCCCGGGTCAACCGGCCCACCTTGGTCATTGCCCATAACAAAACCCTGGCCGCCCAGTTATACAGCGAGTTCAAGGAGTTTTTCCCGGAGAACGCCGTCCATTACTTCGTCAGTTATTACGACTACTACCAACCGGAAGCCTACATCCCCCAGTCCGATACCTATATTGAAAAAGATGCCAGCATCAACCAGGAGATCGACCGGCTGCGCCATGCTTCCACCTCCGCCCTCTTTGAACGGCGGGATGTTTTAATTGTGGCCAGCGTCTCCTGCATCTACGGCCTGGGCTCCCCCGAGGACTACCAGGGCATGACCCTCTCCTTAAAACACGGGGACACCCGGAACCGTGACAAGATCCTCCGCCGCCTGGTGGGGATCCAATACACCCGCAACGACGTGGGCTTCACCCGTGGCACCTTCCGGGTGCGCGGGGATGTGATCGAAATTTTCCCGGTCTATGGTGAAACCGTTGTCCGGATCGAACTCTTCGGGGATGAAATCGACCGGATCTTCGAAGTCGATCCTTTAACTGGGGAAATTTTGGGCGAGAAAGAACAGATCACCATCTACCCGGGCACCCACTACGTGACCAGTGAAGAAAAGCTGAAAGCGGCGATCCGCTCGATCGAAGCCGAACTCGAAACGGAGCTTACCCGGCTGCGGGCGGCCGGCAAACTTTTGGAAGCCCAAAGGTTGGAGCAACGGACCCGCTTTGACCTGGAGATGCTGCAAGAAGTCGGTTACTGCCAGGGGATTGAGAACTATTCCCGCCATTTAACCGGACGGCAACCGGGCGAACCCCCGGCCACCCTTCTGGATTATTTCCCCGACGACTTTTTGCTCTTTATTGACGAGTCCCACGTGACCATCCCCCAACTGCGGGCGATGTACGCCGGGGACCGTTCACGCAAAGAAACCTTGGTGCAATACGGTTTTCGCCTGCCTTCCGCCCTGGATAACCGCCCGCTCCGTTTTGAAGAGTTTGAACAAGCCGTTAACCAAGTAATCTACGTGTCGGCCACCCCGGCCGCCTACGAACTGGAAAAAGCTTCCCAAGTAGTTGAACAGGTCATTCGCCCCACCGGACTCTTGGATCCGGAGGTGGAAGTCCGCCCGGTGAAAGGACAGATCGATGACCTGATGGAAGAGATCCGCCAGCGGGTGGACCGCCAGGAGCGGGTTTTGGTCATCACTTTAACCAAACGGATGGCCGAAGATTTAACCGAATACTTGGAAGAGGCCGGTTTTCGCGTGAAATATCTCCACTCCGAAATCCACACCATCGACCGGGTTCAGATCCTGCGCGATCTCCGGCTGGGGAAATTCGATGTCCTCGTCGGGATCAACCTATTACGGGAGGGACTTGATCTTCCCGAAGTGACGCTGGTGGCCATCCTGGACGCGGACAAGGAAGGTTTTCTCCGTTCGGAGACCACTTTGATCCAGATCATCGGCCGGGCCGCCCGTCATGTGGCCGGGAAGGTGATCATGTATGCCGACCAGATAACCGACTCGATGGCCCGGGCCATCCAGGAAACCAACCGGCGCCGCACCAAACAGATCCGTTATAACGAAGAGCACAACATCACGCCCGCATCGGTCCAGAAAGCGGTGCGCGATCTGATCAACCTGGAACAGGTGGCTGAAGAGAAAGTGGCCTACCGGACCAAACAACAGAAAATGACCCGGGCCGAAGTGGAGGAGATCATTAACCGGTTAGAAACGGAGATGTTGGCGGCGGCCGAGCGGCTGGAATTTGAGACCGCGGCCCAATTACGGGACGAACTGAAGGAATGGCAGAAATTACTGGAGGAATGA
- a CDS encoding methionine ABC transporter permease: protein MVGVALVLSALFGIPLGILLVITGPRHIKPLPLVHRTLSVVINVGRSLPFIILLVAIIPFTRWLVGTSIGTTGAIVPLTVSAIPFMARVVETALLEVDWGVIEAAQAMGASTRQIITKVLIPEAIPGLVLGVTMVAVSLISYSAMAGAVGGGGLGDLAIRYGYQRFRGDIMIITVLVLVAMVQSIQSFGGWLASRLNHR from the coding sequence ATGGTAGGGGTGGCTTTAGTCCTCTCCGCCCTCTTCGGCATTCCCCTTGGGATTTTGCTGGTGATCACCGGACCGCGGCACATTAAACCGCTGCCCCTCGTCCACCGGACGCTTTCGGTCGTAATCAACGTGGGCCGGTCTTTGCCCTTTATCATTTTGTTGGTGGCGATTATCCCCTTTACCCGCTGGCTGGTGGGGACCTCAATCGGCACCACCGGTGCGATTGTTCCGCTGACGGTCAGCGCGATCCCGTTCATGGCCCGGGTCGTCGAGACGGCCCTTTTGGAGGTGGACTGGGGTGTGATCGAGGCGGCCCAAGCCATGGGGGCTTCCACGCGGCAGATCATTACCAAGGTGCTTATTCCGGAGGCCATTCCCGGGCTGGTTTTAGGGGTGACGATGGTGGCGGTCAGTTTAATCAGTTATTCGGCAATGGCCGGGGCGGTAGGCGGTGGTGGCCTGGGCGACTTGGCGATTCGTTATGGTTACCAGCGTTTCCGGGGCGATATCATGATCATCACCGTCTTGGTCCTGGTGGCGATGGTGCAGAGCATTCAGTCTTTCGGCGGATGGTTGGCCAGCCGGTTAAACCACCGTTGA
- a CDS encoding methionine ABC transporter ATP-binding protein has translation MIELEKVTKIYGQGEKRVVALADVSLQIKKGEIFGIIGLSGAGKSTLIRCINKLEEPQSGTIRLAGQEITNLKGKELREARRKIGMIFQHFNLLSSRTVYRNVAFPLEISGVKPKERDERVRSLLDLVGLSDKINAYPSELSGGQKQRVGIARALASNPEVLLCDEATSALDPDTTKSILRLLQDVNRRFGLTIVLITHQMEVIKEICDTVAVIDDGRIVEQGSVVELFARPRSAAARRFMKGVLHTEIPPEIQERMTAEGSRERPGKTVRISFIGGVAGKPIISSVIRQFQVDVNILYANLDFIKNMPFGSLIVEITGDEAKVERALEYLTAQGLKLEVLAGVGPDS, from the coding sequence ATGATCGAACTTGAAAAAGTAACGAAAATTTACGGACAGGGCGAAAAACGTGTTGTTGCCTTGGCAGATGTCAGTTTACAGATTAAAAAGGGAGAGATCTTTGGGATTATCGGGTTGAGCGGAGCGGGGAAGAGTACCTTGATCCGCTGTATTAATAAGTTGGAAGAACCACAATCCGGAACCATCCGGTTGGCCGGGCAGGAGATCACTAACTTAAAGGGGAAAGAACTGCGGGAGGCCCGGCGGAAAATCGGCATGATCTTTCAACACTTTAATCTCCTTTCTTCCCGGACGGTCTACCGAAACGTCGCTTTTCCCTTGGAGATCAGCGGAGTTAAACCGAAAGAGCGGGATGAAAGGGTCCGTTCCTTGCTTGACCTTGTCGGGCTCTCCGATAAAATAAACGCCTACCCTTCAGAGCTTAGTGGTGGCCAAAAACAGCGGGTGGGGATCGCACGGGCCTTGGCCAGCAACCCGGAAGTTCTCCTCTGTGATGAGGCAACCTCCGCTTTGGATCCGGACACGACCAAATCCATTTTACGGTTGCTGCAGGATGTAAACCGCCGTTTTGGCTTGACGATTGTCCTCATTACCCACCAGATGGAAGTCATCAAGGAGATCTGCGATACGGTTGCCGTCATTGATGACGGGCGCATCGTGGAACAGGGTTCAGTAGTTGAACTGTTTGCCCGCCCCCGATCGGCGGCGGCCCGGCGGTTTATGAAGGGAGTTTTGCATACTGAGATTCCGCCGGAGATTCAGGAGCGGATGACCGCCGAAGGTTCGCGGGAGCGGCCCGGCAAAACCGTCCGGATCTCTTTCATCGGCGGTGTGGCGGGTAAGCCGATCATCTCGTCGGTGATCCGCCAGTTCCAGGTGGATGTCAATATCCTCTATGCGAATCTGGATTTTATTAAAAACATGCCCTTTGGTTCGCTTATTGTGGAAATAACCGGCGACGAGGCCAAAGTAGAAAGGGCACTTGAGTATCTGACCGCGCAGGGGTTAAAATTGGAGGTGCTTGCTGGTGTGGGCCCAGATTCTTAA
- the uvrA gene encoding excinuclease ABC subunit UvrA, producing the protein MKKDWITIRGARVHNLKNIDLEIPRNQLVVMTGISGSGKSSLAFDTIYAEGQRRYVESLSAYARQFLGQMEKPDVDYIEGLSPAISIDQKTTSRNPRSTVGTVTEIYDYLRLLFARIGQPFCPTCGCPITKQTVEQIVDQVMTLPAETRFHVLAPIVRGRKGEYTKVFSDLKKEGFVRVRVDGEIYNLDDEITLSRYQQHWIEVVVDRLILRPGIEQRLADSIELALNMAKGLVIIAPLAGEETLYSANFACPQCGFSFEEITPRMFSFNSPYGACPDCDGLGFKQEIDPEKILDKNRSIREGAVLPWSANESSWSLQYLLSVARYYGLDPDQPLKEATPSQIKAILYGSGREKIPVVYQSNNGRQWRQQIRFEGIINNLSRRYRTTESEAIRQEFEERFMTMRPCSSCQGARLRPESLAVKIGSYNISQVTAFSIAKARQFFASLQLSEKEQLIARQILKEIDKRLGFLVDVGLDYLTLDRAAGSLSGGEAQRIRLATQIGSSLVGVLYILDEPSIGLHQRDNRRLINALLNLRDLGNTLIVVEHDEEMMRAADYLIDIGPGAGAHGGEVVAAGDLQAITSCSRSVTGAYLSGRRQIPVPALRRPGNGKYLTIKGAREHNLKNIDVAIPLGCFVAVTGVSGSGKSTLINDILYPVLARELNRATIIHPGAHDRVEGLEHLDKVINIDQSPIGRTPRSNPATYTGVFDEIRAVFAETPEAKLRGYKPGRFSFNVKGGRCEACSGDGIIRIEMHFLPDVYVPCEVCKGKRYNRETLEVKYRGKTIADILEMPVEEALEFFANHPRIQRRLQTLYDVGLGYMKLGQPATTLSGGEAQRVKLATELAKRSNGRTFYILDEPTTGLHFADVEKLLEILQRLVDSGNTVLVIEHNLEVIKTADYLIDLGPEGGDQGGQVIALGTPEEVANNPASYTGEVLRPVLGLVPVGKEA; encoded by the coding sequence ATGAAAAAAGACTGGATCACCATTCGCGGCGCGCGTGTCCACAACCTGAAAAATATCGATCTCGAGATTCCCCGGAACCAGCTGGTGGTAATGACCGGGATCTCCGGTTCGGGCAAATCTTCCTTGGCCTTTGACACCATTTACGCGGAAGGCCAACGGCGTTACGTGGAATCGCTCTCCGCCTACGCCCGGCAGTTCCTTGGGCAAATGGAAAAGCCCGATGTGGACTACATCGAAGGCCTTTCCCCGGCGATCTCCATCGACCAGAAGACAACCTCACGGAACCCCCGTTCCACCGTGGGCACGGTCACCGAAATCTACGACTATCTCCGCTTGTTGTTTGCCCGGATTGGGCAGCCCTTCTGCCCCACGTGCGGCTGTCCCATTACCAAGCAGACCGTGGAGCAGATCGTCGACCAAGTCATGACCCTGCCGGCCGAAACCAGATTTCATGTCCTGGCCCCGATCGTCCGGGGGCGGAAGGGCGAGTACACCAAGGTTTTTTCCGACTTGAAAAAAGAGGGGTTTGTCCGGGTCCGGGTGGACGGCGAGATTTATAACCTGGACGACGAGATCACCCTTAGCCGGTACCAACAACACTGGATCGAAGTGGTCGTGGACCGGCTCATTCTCCGGCCCGGGATCGAACAGCGGCTGGCCGATTCGATCGAACTGGCCCTCAATATGGCCAAAGGCCTGGTGATTATTGCTCCCCTGGCAGGCGAAGAAACACTTTACAGCGCCAATTTTGCCTGTCCCCAATGCGGGTTCAGTTTTGAGGAGATTACCCCGCGGATGTTCTCCTTTAACTCGCCCTACGGGGCCTGTCCCGACTGTGACGGGTTGGGTTTTAAACAGGAGATTGACCCCGAAAAAATTCTGGATAAAAACCGTTCCATCAGAGAAGGGGCGGTTCTGCCCTGGAGCGCCAATGAGAGTTCCTGGTCCCTCCAGTATCTGCTCAGTGTCGCCCGCTATTACGGCCTGGACCCGGATCAGCCCTTGAAAGAAGCCACGCCAAGCCAGATCAAGGCCATCCTTTACGGCTCCGGCCGGGAAAAGATCCCCGTTGTTTATCAAAGTAACAACGGCCGTCAGTGGCGGCAACAGATCCGGTTCGAAGGGATTATTAACAACCTAAGCCGCCGCTACCGGACGACTGAGTCGGAGGCGATCCGGCAAGAATTTGAGGAACGTTTCATGACCATGCGCCCCTGCAGCAGCTGCCAAGGTGCCCGTCTCCGGCCGGAAAGTCTGGCCGTCAAGATCGGTTCATATAACATCAGCCAGGTAACGGCCTTTTCGATCGCCAAAGCCCGGCAGTTTTTTGCCTCGCTTCAACTCTCCGAGAAGGAGCAACTCATCGCCAGGCAGATTTTGAAAGAAATCGATAAACGCCTTGGGTTCCTGGTCGATGTCGGCCTCGACTATCTGACTCTTGACCGGGCCGCCGGCTCCCTTTCGGGCGGCGAAGCCCAACGGATCCGGCTGGCCACCCAGATCGGCTCTTCCCTGGTGGGGGTTTTGTACATTCTGGATGAACCCAGCATTGGTCTGCACCAGCGGGATAACCGCCGCCTGATTAATGCCCTCTTGAATCTACGCGACTTGGGCAACACTTTGATCGTGGTCGAACATGACGAAGAGATGATGCGGGCCGCCGATTACCTGATCGACATCGGCCCCGGAGCCGGGGCCCACGGCGGCGAAGTGGTCGCCGCCGGTGATCTGCAGGCCATCACCAGTTGCTCCCGCTCGGTGACCGGTGCTTACCTATCGGGCCGGCGCCAGATCCCCGTTCCGGCCTTACGCCGTCCTGGTAACGGCAAGTATTTAACGATCAAAGGGGCCCGGGAGCATAATTTGAAGAATATCGATGTGGCCATCCCCTTAGGTTGTTTCGTTGCCGTGACCGGGGTTTCGGGCTCCGGCAAAAGCACTTTGATCAATGATATCCTTTATCCGGTCCTCGCCCGCGAACTGAACCGGGCGACCATCATCCATCCCGGTGCCCACGACCGGGTTGAAGGCCTTGAACACCTCGACAAGGTGATCAACATTGACCAGTCGCCGATCGGCCGCACACCCCGCTCGAATCCGGCCACCTATACCGGGGTCTTCGATGAGATCCGGGCCGTCTTTGCCGAAACCCCCGAGGCCAAATTACGCGGGTATAAACCCGGGCGTTTTTCTTTTAATGTCAAAGGCGGCCGTTGCGAAGCCTGCTCCGGCGACGGGATCATCCGCATCGAGATGCACTTCCTGCCCGATGTCTACGTACCCTGTGAAGTTTGTAAGGGGAAACGGTACAACCGGGAGACCCTTGAGGTTAAATACCGGGGCAAAACTATCGCCGATATTCTGGAAATGCCCGTTGAGGAAGCGCTGGAGTTTTTTGCCAACCACCCCCGGATCCAGCGGCGCCTCCAGACCTTGTACGATGTGGGGTTAGGCTATATGAAGCTGGGACAACCGGCCACCACTCTCTCGGGGGGCGAAGCCCAACGGGTCAAACTGGCCACTGAATTGGCGAAGCGCAGTAACGGCCGGACCTTTTATATTCTGGACGAACCCACCACCGGTCTGCACTTTGCCGATGTGGAAAAGCTCCTGGAGATCTTGCAACGCTTGGTCGACAGTGGCAACACCGTCCTGGTGATCGAGCACAACCTCGAGGTGATTAAGACCGCCGATTACCTGATCGATCTTGGTCCGGAGGGTGGCGACCAGGGCGGTCAGGTCATCGCTCTCGGTACTCCGGAAGAAGTGGCCAACAACCCCGCCTCATACACCGGCGAAGTCCTCCGGCCGGTGCTGGGCCTGGTACCGGTGGGAAAAGAGGCTTAA
- a CDS encoding HAD family hydrolase: MIKHLLFDLDGTLLPIDLDFFFRDYLSALSARFAATVEPRAFQEKLLASTMAMIQNNDPRLTNEEVFWQDFPARIGLSRSFLEPIFRDFYAQEYRALGNNLPPAGPVRNLLTSALMQGFSITIATNPIFPRYALIERLSWINCHDLPYRLVTSMEQMHFCKPNPNYYREILDLLGAKAGECLMIGNDEEEDMIAARLGIKTCLVTDRLIRREKTEIKPDYTCRLAELPSIIMALRPPRT, encoded by the coding sequence GTGATCAAACACCTCCTTTTTGATTTGGACGGAACACTACTCCCTATTGACCTGGATTTTTTCTTCCGGGATTATCTTTCAGCCCTCAGCGCCCGGTTTGCCGCCACCGTTGAACCACGGGCCTTTCAAGAAAAATTGTTGGCCAGTACCATGGCAATGATCCAAAACAATGATCCGCGTCTGACCAATGAAGAAGTCTTTTGGCAGGACTTCCCGGCCCGGATCGGCTTGTCCCGCTCCTTTTTGGAACCAATCTTCCGTGACTTTTATGCGCAGGAGTACCGCGCCCTGGGCAACAACCTGCCACCGGCCGGCCCGGTCCGAAACCTTTTGACCTCCGCTTTGATGCAAGGTTTTAGCATTACCATCGCCACCAACCCAATCTTTCCCCGCTATGCGCTTATCGAACGTTTATCCTGGATCAACTGCCACGATCTCCCTTATCGGTTGGTGACGTCCATGGAGCAGATGCATTTCTGTAAGCCCAATCCCAATTACTACCGGGAAATTTTGGACCTCCTCGGGGCCAAAGCCGGGGAGTGTCTGATGATCGGGAATGATGAGGAAGAAGATATGATCGCGGCCCGCCTGGGAATCAAGACCTGTTTAGTCACCGACCGGCTGATCAGAAGGGAAAAGACCGAAATTAAGCCCGACTACACTTGCCGCCTGGCCGAGCTTCCCTCAATCATCATGGCGTTAAGGCCACCGCGCACCTAA
- a CDS encoding N-acetyltransferase, translating to MLQIKEVHDVKGLKKFIALPWTIYKNDPNWVPPLRGQQLRTLQGKNNPLLANGEHTFFLAQDGEKVVGRILVGVNRKLNAEKKKAEGYLSLFEAVDDQEVAFALFDAASRWLRARGLTSIVGPVSPTNGDDNRGILIQGFDGPPVLMNSYNPPYYESFFEAYGFSKDMDLFAFYLDVASLDTERFDRVVSYAMRKYKFRIDRFDRKQLEREIRDIKTILDLAMPATWEHLTPPSLEEIRSEFQALVQFMDADLVYIARAGTEPIGFVVGLPDYNQVLKRLNGRLFPFGWAKYLWYKRRITGARVFIQFVVPKFRNKAVNSAIYHRLMVAARKKGYTYGEGSAIAEMNKESIRSVEGAGGRLYRTYRIYRKEI from the coding sequence ATGCTGCAAATTAAAGAAGTGCATGACGTTAAGGGATTGAAAAAATTTATTGCGCTGCCGTGGACGATCTATAAAAACGATCCCAACTGGGTACCGCCCCTCCGCGGGCAACAGCTCCGTACCTTGCAAGGGAAGAACAACCCCCTCCTGGCGAACGGGGAACATACTTTCTTTCTGGCCCAGGACGGGGAGAAAGTGGTTGGGCGGATCTTGGTCGGTGTTAACCGAAAACTGAACGCGGAGAAGAAAAAAGCCGAAGGTTATCTGAGCCTTTTTGAAGCGGTCGATGACCAGGAAGTGGCCTTCGCCTTATTTGACGCGGCCAGCCGGTGGTTGCGCGCGCGGGGCCTGACCAGTATCGTCGGGCCGGTCTCCCCGACCAACGGCGATGATAACCGGGGAATTTTAATCCAGGGGTTTGACGGACCGCCGGTGTTGATGAATTCTTATAATCCCCCCTATTACGAGAGTTTTTTTGAAGCCTATGGGTTCAGCAAGGATATGGATCTCTTCGCCTTTTATCTGGATGTGGCGAGTTTGGATACCGAACGGTTCGACCGGGTGGTCTCTTACGCGATGCGCAAATACAAGTTCCGGATCGACCGTTTTGACCGGAAACAACTGGAGCGGGAAATCCGGGATATTAAAACAATCCTTGACTTGGCCATGCCCGCCACCTGGGAGCATTTAACCCCGCCCTCGCTGGAAGAGATCCGCTCTGAATTCCAGGCCTTGGTCCAGTTTATGGATGCGGATCTGGTCTACATCGCCCGCGCCGGGACGGAACCCATTGGTTTTGTTGTTGGTTTACCCGACTATAACCAGGTCTTGAAACGGCTGAACGGCCGGTTGTTCCCCTTTGGTTGGGCAAAATATCTCTGGTATAAGCGGCGGATCACCGGGGCCCGGGTCTTTATCCAGTTTGTCGTCCCGAAGTTCCGGAACAAGGCGGTGAACAGTGCAATCTACCACCGCTTAATGGTGGCCGCGCGCAAGAAAGGCTATACCTATGGCGAAGGGTCGGCCATTGCCGAGATGAACAAGGAATCCATCCGGTCGGTGGAGGGAGCGGGCGGCCGGCTCTACCGGACCTACCGGATCTACCGGAAAGAAATATAG
- a CDS encoding DUF819 family protein, protein MKVIEIIFYFITPLLITKGVRSSKKLEFLSPILLCYLVGMVLGNQSLVPIDKQLALSLAEVAVPIAIPLILFSTDIKRWLKLARKTVLSFVLVAISAIVSAVLAALLFSWVPEYWKISGMLVGVYTGGTPNLMAIGLGLRVREETLILTNTADAIMGGLYFLFLITGAKWLISKVLQPFSSPFAEPALAATAEEGSKVELGFAVLLSLICVGISVGLSLLLTGGFDVSIIMLILTTLGVAASFHRRIREIKGTYEAGQYFILVFSLTLGTNINFQEILRSSSGIFLYTAFVMTTAIMIHLILAWIFRIDTDTMIITSTAGIFGPAFIGPVAERLQNREVIVPGLTCGLVGYAIGNYLGFAVAWLLMPR, encoded by the coding sequence GTGAAAGTTATCGAAATTATCTTTTACTTTATTACACCGCTTTTAATCACCAAAGGGGTGCGAAGCTCAAAAAAACTGGAGTTTCTCAGTCCGATTCTCCTTTGTTATCTGGTGGGGATGGTTCTTGGTAACCAAAGTTTAGTACCGATCGACAAACAATTGGCGTTGTCCTTGGCCGAGGTCGCAGTGCCAATCGCTATTCCGCTAATCCTTTTTTCGACCGATATTAAACGTTGGTTAAAGCTGGCGCGGAAGACAGTACTCTCCTTCGTCCTGGTGGCGATTAGTGCGATTGTCAGTGCTGTTCTTGCCGCCCTCTTATTTTCTTGGGTTCCGGAATACTGGAAAATTTCAGGGATGCTGGTAGGTGTGTACACGGGCGGAACCCCTAATTTGATGGCCATTGGCCTGGGATTACGGGTGCGGGAAGAGACTTTGATCTTAACCAACACCGCCGATGCAATCATGGGCGGACTCTATTTCTTATTTTTAATAACCGGGGCCAAATGGTTAATCAGTAAGGTGCTACAACCATTTTCTTCCCCGTTTGCAGAACCGGCTTTAGCGGCGACGGCGGAAGAAGGATCCAAAGTCGAATTGGGCTTTGCCGTGCTGCTATCCTTGATCTGTGTGGGGATTAGCGTTGGCCTCTCCCTCCTGCTCACCGGCGGGTTTGATGTCAGCATTATCATGTTAATCCTCACTACCCTCGGTGTAGCCGCCTCCTTTCACCGGCGGATCCGGGAAATTAAGGGTACTTACGAAGCAGGGCAGTATTTTATCCTTGTCTTTTCGTTGACCCTGGGGACTAACATCAATTTCCAGGAGATCTTAAGATCTTCTTCGGGAATCTTTCTGTACACCGCCTTTGTCATGACGACCGCCATTATGATCCATTTAATTCTCGCGTGGATCTTCCGGATTGATACGGATACCATGATTATTACCTCCACCGCGGGGATCTTTGGACCGGCCTTTATCGGTCCGGTCGCCGAACGTCTACAGAACCGTGAGGTGATCGTACCGGGATTAACCTGTGGTTTGGTGGGATATGCCATCGGTAATTACTTGGGCTTTGCGGTTGCTTGGTTGCTGATGCCACGATAA
- a CDS encoding MetQ/NlpA family ABC transporter substrate-binding protein — protein sequence MVSQAFAAETVELKVGASPTPHAEILEVVKPMLAAEGIQLRIIEFQDYVQPNLALAEGELDANFFQHIPYLEQFAKDHRLDLTYIAKVHIEPMGVYSKKITKLEQLRNRAVVAVPNDPTNCGRALMLLQQANLIELKAGVGLLATEFDIVKNPKNIQVRALEAAQLPRVLPEVDLAVINTNYALPAGLVPTRDALFIEGAESPYANVLAVRTADRNNQALQKLAQALNSPEVKAYLLENYSGDIVPAF from the coding sequence ATGGTCAGTCAAGCGTTCGCGGCGGAAACAGTCGAATTGAAAGTGGGTGCTTCTCCCACGCCCCATGCGGAGATTCTGGAGGTCGTGAAACCGATGTTGGCGGCGGAAGGAATTCAACTCCGGATCATCGAGTTTCAAGACTACGTCCAACCCAATCTGGCCCTGGCCGAAGGGGAGCTCGACGCCAACTTTTTCCAGCACATTCCCTATCTTGAACAGTTTGCCAAGGATCACCGGTTGGACTTGACTTATATTGCGAAGGTGCACATCGAACCGATGGGCGTCTACTCCAAAAAAATAACCAAGCTGGAACAGTTGCGGAACCGCGCAGTGGTGGCGGTGCCGAATGATCCGACCAACTGCGGACGGGCATTGATGTTACTGCAACAAGCGAACTTGATTGAACTCAAGGCCGGCGTTGGTCTGCTTGCCACCGAGTTTGACATTGTGAAGAATCCGAAAAACATACAGGTCAGGGCCTTGGAAGCCGCTCAGTTGCCACGGGTTCTTCCCGAGGTTGATCTGGCGGTGATCAATACCAACTATGCGCTGCCGGCCGGCCTGGTTCCGACCCGGGATGCCTTGTTTATCGAAGGTGCGGAATCGCCTTATGCGAATGTGCTGGCGGTGCGGACCGCGGACCGGAATAATCAGGCCCTGCAAAAGCTGGCCCAGGCTTTGAACAGCCCGGAGGTAAAGGCCTATCTTCTGGAGAATTACAGCGGAGATATTGTCCCCGCTTTCTAA